The following are encoded together in the Serratia nematodiphila DZ0503SBS1 genome:
- the phrB gene encoding deoxyribodipyrimidine photo-lyase yields the protein MTTHLVWLRNDLRITDNKALHAACSDPKARVLAVFIATPQQWRQHEMAPRQAALIHASLRAVQQALAQKGIALHCHAGTDFAASIDWLAEYCRREQVDALFYNRQYELNERRRDVRLEQQLNGQVTCHGFDDSLLLPPGSVLTGGGEMYKVYTPFRNAFIQRLTESDVSCLPAPKIRADGALPAPEAPAAFDYPAADIGDDYPAGEEAALQRLRAFCREQVQDYLRQRDLPAIAGTSSLSPYLAIGALSPRQCFNRLRAECPRLLEDRESGAFAWLNELIWREFYRHLLVAYPELCRHRPFIAWTDKVRWCDDAAKLQAWQRGETGYPIVDAAMRQLNATGWMHNRLRMISASFLVKDLLIDWRAGERYFMSQLLDGDLAANNGGWQWAASTGTDAAPYFRIFNPTTQGERFDPQGTFIRKWLPELADVPDNDIHYPHRWAEKQRRTLNYPLPIVDHKQARVETLAAFEAAKRGES from the coding sequence ATGACCACGCATCTGGTCTGGTTGCGTAACGATCTGCGTATCACCGACAACAAAGCGCTGCACGCCGCCTGCAGCGATCCCAAAGCCCGGGTGCTGGCGGTGTTTATCGCCACCCCGCAGCAGTGGCGGCAGCATGAGATGGCGCCGCGGCAGGCGGCGCTGATCCACGCCAGCCTGCGGGCGGTACAGCAGGCGCTGGCGCAAAAGGGCATTGCGCTGCATTGCCATGCCGGCACGGACTTTGCCGCGTCGATTGACTGGTTGGCGGAGTATTGCCGGCGAGAGCAGGTGGACGCGCTGTTTTACAACCGCCAGTACGAACTGAATGAACGGCGACGCGATGTGCGGCTGGAGCAGCAGTTGAATGGACAGGTAACGTGCCACGGTTTTGATGACAGCCTGCTGTTGCCGCCGGGCAGCGTGCTAACCGGCGGCGGCGAGATGTACAAGGTTTATACGCCGTTTCGCAACGCCTTCATTCAGCGCCTGACTGAGTCCGACGTGAGCTGCCTGCCGGCGCCGAAGATCCGTGCCGATGGCGCGTTGCCTGCGCCTGAAGCGCCGGCGGCGTTCGATTATCCCGCGGCGGACATCGGGGATGACTATCCCGCCGGCGAGGAGGCCGCGCTGCAGCGGCTGCGCGCCTTTTGTCGTGAGCAAGTGCAGGATTACCTTCGCCAGCGCGATCTGCCCGCCATCGCCGGCACCAGCAGCCTGTCGCCCTATCTGGCGATTGGCGCGCTGTCGCCGCGCCAGTGCTTCAATCGCCTGCGCGCCGAATGCCCGCGGTTGCTGGAAGATCGCGAGAGCGGCGCTTTCGCCTGGCTGAACGAGCTGATTTGGCGCGAGTTCTACCGCCATCTGCTGGTGGCCTATCCCGAGCTGTGCCGCCATCGGCCGTTTATCGCCTGGACGGACAAAGTGCGCTGGTGCGATGACGCGGCGAAGCTGCAGGCCTGGCAGCGGGGCGAGACCGGCTATCCGATCGTCGATGCCGCCATGCGCCAGCTGAACGCTACCGGCTGGATGCACAACCGGCTGCGCATGATCAGCGCCAGTTTTCTGGTGAAGGATCTGCTGATTGACTGGCGGGCCGGGGAGCGCTACTTCATGTCGCAACTGCTGGACGGGGATCTGGCGGCCAATAACGGCGGCTGGCAGTGGGCGGCCTCCACCGGCACCGACGCCGCGCCGTATTTCCGCATCTTTAACCCGACCACACAGGGTGAACGTTTTGATCCACAAGGCACTTTCATCCGTAAATGGTTGCCGGAACTGGCGGATGTGCCCGACAATGACATCCATTACCCCCACCGCTGGGCGGAAAAGCAGCGCCGTACGCTGAACTACCCGCTGCCGATCGTCGATCACAAACAAGCCCGCGTGGAGACGTTGGCGGCGTTCGAGGCGGCGAAACGGGGAGAGTCTTGA
- a CDS encoding YbgA family protein gives MSDKIPIGISACLLGETVRFDGGHKRLAFAVEQLAPYVRFEPVCPEMAIGLPTPRPALRLVKQTQPWPAMRYSNDASVDLTEEMRSFSAQRVAALQHLCGYIVCAKSPSCGLERVRVYSENGKDSRKNGVGLFTAELLRQMPWLPVEEDGRLQDAALRENFIERVYALYELNMLWRQGLTRGGLIAFHSRYKLSLLAHSQPAYRELGRFVADIHRWDSLEAFAVEYRSRLMALLAHKATRRNHTNVLMHVQGYFRRQLSAAQRQELAHLIDRYRQGMQPLLAPIALLKHYMAEYPDSYLAEQRYFEPYPEALRLRYGH, from the coding sequence ATGAGCGACAAGATCCCTATCGGCATCAGCGCCTGTTTACTGGGCGAGACGGTGCGTTTCGACGGCGGCCACAAGCGGTTGGCCTTTGCGGTGGAACAGTTGGCGCCCTATGTGCGCTTTGAGCCCGTTTGCCCGGAAATGGCGATCGGCCTGCCCACGCCGCGCCCGGCGCTGCGCCTGGTGAAACAGACGCAGCCCTGGCCGGCGATGCGCTATAGCAACGACGCGAGCGTGGATCTGACCGAGGAGATGCGCAGTTTCTCCGCGCAGCGCGTGGCCGCGTTGCAGCACCTGTGCGGTTATATTGTCTGCGCCAAGTCGCCGAGCTGCGGCCTGGAGCGGGTGCGGGTCTACAGCGAGAACGGCAAGGACTCGCGTAAAAACGGCGTCGGGCTGTTTACCGCCGAACTGCTGCGTCAGATGCCGTGGCTGCCGGTGGAAGAAGACGGACGATTGCAGGATGCGGCATTGCGGGAAAACTTCATTGAACGGGTGTACGCGCTGTATGAGTTGAATATGCTGTGGCGCCAGGGGCTGACCCGCGGCGGGCTGATCGCGTTTCACAGCCGCTACAAGCTTTCACTGCTGGCGCATTCGCAGCCGGCTTATCGCGAGCTGGGGCGCTTCGTCGCCGATATTCACCGCTGGGACTCGCTGGAGGCCTTCGCCGTGGAATACCGCAGCCGCCTGATGGCGCTGTTGGCGCACAAAGCGACGCGCCGCAACCATACCAACGTGCTGATGCACGTGCAGGGGTACTTCCGCCGTCAGCTCAGCGCGGCGCAGCGCCAGGAGCTGGCGCACCTGATCGACCGTTATCGGCAGGGCATGCAGCCGCTGCTGGCGCCGATCGCGCTGCTTAAGCATTACATGGCGGAATACCCCGACAGTTATCTGGCGGAACAACGCTATTTCGAACCTTATCCGGAGGCGCTGCGTTTGCGTTACGGCCATTGA
- a CDS encoding YbfA family protein has protein sequence MSTTYHAYSLHRILLRRSAVVIAGILALPVMLFRSDRGRFYSYLHRVWSKTSDKPVWLQQAELASCDFY, from the coding sequence ATGTCTACGACCTATCACGCTTATTCACTGCATCGGATTCTCCTGCGCCGCAGCGCAGTGGTTATCGCGGGCATTTTAGCCCTGCCGGTGATGCTGTTCCGCAGCGATCGCGGGCGTTTTTACAGCTACCTGCACCGCGTCTGGTCAAAAACCAGCGACAAGCCGGTCTGGCTGCAGCAGGCGGAACTGGCGTCCTGCGACTTCTACTGA
- a CDS encoding K(+)-transporting ATPase subunit F: MSFSVIGGALLVLLLLAYLVYALFNAEDF; the protein is encoded by the coding sequence GTGAGTTTCAGCGTTATTGGTGGTGCGCTGTTGGTCCTGCTGCTGTTGGCCTATCTGGTCTACGCCCTGTTTAACGCGGAGGATTTCTGA
- the kdpA gene encoding potassium-transporting ATPase subunit KdpA has protein sequence MAASAFLLIASFLLVLLLLARPLGGFMARLIEGEPLPALRAVEAGVWRACGIRATEMNWWQYALAILAFNLLGLALLFALLMTQGSLPLNPQGFPGLSWDLALNTAVSFVTNTNWQAYSGESALSYFSQMAGLAVQNFVSAATGIAVAFALIRAFTRRAGKTVGNAWADLFRITLYVLLPIALPIALFFVSQGTLQNFLPYLHVTTLEGAQQTLPMGPVASQEAIKMLGTNGGGFFGANSAHPFENPTVLTNFVQMLAIFLIPCALCFSFGQLAGENRQGHALIWAMALIFVVAVVVVMVAELAGNPHLSALGADSNINMEGKESRFGILATSLFSVVTTAASCGAVNAMHDSFTALGGMVPMWLMQIGEVVFGGVGSGLYGMLLFVLLTVFIAGLMIGRTPEYLGKKIDVYDMKMTALAILVTPTLVLLGSALAIGTDAGRAGILNPGAHGFSEVLYALSSAANNNGSAFAGLSVNTPFYNLLLAFAMFVGRFGVILPVLAIAGSMSAKQRQPAGNGTLPTYGPLFIGLLIGTVLLVGALTFVPALALGPVAEHLQLWLAN, from the coding sequence ATGGCGGCTTCAGCCTTTTTACTGATCGCCAGCTTCCTGCTGGTGCTTCTGCTGCTGGCCCGGCCGCTGGGCGGTTTTATGGCGCGCCTGATCGAAGGTGAGCCGCTGCCTGCGCTGCGCGCAGTGGAAGCCGGCGTCTGGCGCGCCTGCGGCATCCGCGCCACCGAGATGAATTGGTGGCAGTACGCGCTGGCGATCCTGGCGTTCAACCTGCTCGGCCTGGCGCTGCTGTTCGCCCTGCTGATGACGCAGGGCTCGCTGCCGCTCAACCCGCAAGGCTTCCCGGGCCTCTCCTGGGATCTGGCGCTCAACACCGCCGTCAGCTTCGTCACCAACACCAACTGGCAGGCCTACAGCGGCGAAAGCGCCCTCAGCTATTTCAGCCAGATGGCCGGGCTGGCGGTGCAGAACTTCGTTTCCGCCGCCACCGGGATCGCCGTGGCCTTTGCGCTGATCCGCGCCTTTACCCGCCGCGCCGGCAAGACCGTCGGCAACGCCTGGGCCGATCTGTTCCGCATCACGCTGTATGTGCTGCTGCCGATCGCGCTGCCGATCGCCCTGTTCTTCGTCAGCCAGGGCACGCTGCAAAACTTCCTGCCTTACCTGCACGTCACCACGCTCGAAGGCGCGCAGCAGACGCTGCCGATGGGGCCGGTCGCCTCGCAGGAAGCGATCAAGATGCTCGGCACCAACGGCGGGGGGTTCTTCGGCGCCAACTCGGCGCACCCGTTCGAAAACCCGACCGTGCTGACCAACTTCGTGCAGATGCTGGCCATCTTCCTGATCCCCTGCGCGCTGTGCTTCTCCTTCGGCCAGCTGGCCGGTGAAAACCGCCAGGGCCATGCGCTGATCTGGGCGATGGCGCTGATCTTCGTGGTGGCGGTGGTGGTGGTGATGGTTGCCGAGCTGGCGGGCAACCCGCACCTGAGCGCGCTGGGCGCCGACAGCAACATCAATATGGAAGGCAAAGAGTCGCGCTTCGGCATTCTCGCCACCAGCCTGTTCTCGGTGGTGACCACCGCCGCGTCCTGTGGGGCGGTCAACGCCATGCACGATTCCTTCACCGCGCTGGGCGGCATGGTGCCGATGTGGCTGATGCAGATCGGTGAAGTGGTGTTCGGCGGCGTCGGCTCCGGCCTGTACGGCATGCTGCTGTTCGTGCTGCTGACGGTGTTTATCGCCGGCCTGATGATCGGCCGCACCCCGGAATACCTGGGCAAGAAAATCGACGTTTACGACATGAAGATGACCGCACTGGCGATCCTGGTCACGCCGACGCTGGTGTTGCTGGGCAGCGCGCTGGCCATCGGCACCGACGCTGGCCGCGCCGGCATCCTCAACCCGGGCGCCCACGGCTTCAGCGAAGTGCTGTATGCCCTGTCTTCCGCCGCCAACAACAACGGCAGCGCCTTCGCCGGATTGAGCGTCAATACGCCGTTCTACAACCTGCTGCTGGCCTTCGCCATGTTCGTCGGCCGCTTCGGGGTGATCCTGCCGGTGCTGGCGATCGCCGGTTCGATGAGCGCCAAGCAACGCCAGCCGGCGGGCAACGGCACCCTGCCAACCTATGGGCCGCTGTTTATCGGCCTGCTGATCGGCACCGTGCTGCTGGTGGGCGCGCTGACCTTCGTGCCGGCGCTGGCGCTGGGCCCGGTGGCCGAGCATTTGCAGCTTTGGTTGGCAAACTAA
- the kdpB gene encoding potassium-transporting ATPase subunit KdpB produces MTRKQRALFEPALVRTALIDAVKKLDPRVQWRNPVMFVVYIGSLLTTAIWLAMLTGQTDGAAAFTGSVSLWLWFTVLFANFAEALAEGRSKAQAESLKGTKKTSWAKKLAGPRRDGATEKVAAESLRKGDIVLVEAGDTIPCDGEVLEGGASVDESAITGESAPVIRESGGDFSSVTGGTRVLSDWLVVQCSVNPGETFLDRMIAMVEGAKRRKTPNEIALTILLVALTIVFVLATATLFPFSQYSVEAAGSGSVVTITVLVALLVCLIPTTIGGLLSAIGVAGMSRMLGANVIATSGRAVEAAGDVDVLLLDKTGTITLGNRQASEFLPAPGVKEQELADAAQLASLADETPEGRSIVVLAKQRFNLRERDLQALNATFVPFSAQTRMSGVNVQERMIRKGAVDAIRRHVETNQGHFPRAVDDLVESVARTGGTPLVVAEGARVLGVVALKDIVKGGIKERFNELRKMGIKTVMITGDNPLTAAAIAAEAGVDDFLSEATPEAKLALIRQYQAEGRLVAMTGDGTNDAPALAQADVAVAMNSGTQAAKEAGNMVDLDSNPTKLIEVVHIGKQMLMTRGSLTTFSIANDVAKYFAIIPAAFAATYPQLNALNVMHLHSPASAIMSAVIFNALVIVFLIPLALKGVSYKPMSAAALLRRNLWLYGVGGLLVPFVGIKLIDLILVALHVAG; encoded by the coding sequence ATGACTCGCAAACAACGCGCGCTGTTTGAACCGGCTCTGGTGCGCACCGCGCTGATCGATGCGGTGAAAAAACTGGACCCTCGCGTTCAATGGCGCAACCCGGTGATGTTCGTGGTGTATATCGGCAGCCTGCTGACCACCGCTATCTGGCTGGCGATGCTCACCGGCCAAACCGACGGCGCCGCCGCCTTTACCGGCAGCGTCTCCCTGTGGCTGTGGTTCACCGTGCTGTTCGCCAACTTCGCCGAAGCGCTGGCCGAAGGCCGCAGCAAAGCCCAGGCGGAAAGCCTGAAGGGCACCAAGAAAACCAGCTGGGCGAAAAAGCTGGCCGGCCCGCGCCGTGACGGCGCCACGGAGAAAGTGGCCGCCGAGAGCCTGCGCAAAGGCGATATCGTGCTGGTGGAAGCCGGCGATACCATCCCGTGCGACGGCGAAGTGCTGGAAGGCGGCGCTTCGGTGGATGAAAGCGCCATCACCGGCGAATCCGCCCCGGTGATCCGCGAATCCGGCGGCGACTTCTCCTCGGTCACCGGCGGCACCCGCGTGCTGTCCGACTGGCTGGTGGTGCAGTGCAGCGTCAACCCGGGGGAAACCTTCCTCGATCGCATGATCGCCATGGTGGAAGGCGCCAAGCGCCGCAAAACGCCGAACGAGATCGCCTTAACCATCCTGCTGGTGGCGCTGACCATCGTGTTCGTGCTGGCCACCGCCACCCTGTTCCCGTTCTCGCAATACAGCGTCGAGGCGGCCGGCAGCGGCAGCGTGGTCACCATCACCGTACTGGTCGCGTTGCTGGTTTGCCTGATCCCCACCACCATCGGCGGCCTGCTGTCCGCCATCGGCGTGGCCGGGATGAGCCGCATGCTCGGCGCCAACGTGATCGCCACCAGCGGCCGCGCGGTGGAAGCCGCCGGCGATGTGGACGTGCTGCTGCTGGATAAAACCGGCACCATCACGCTGGGCAACCGTCAGGCTTCGGAGTTTTTGCCGGCGCCGGGCGTGAAAGAGCAAGAGCTGGCGGACGCCGCGCAGCTGGCTTCGCTGGCGGATGAAACGCCGGAAGGCCGCAGCATCGTGGTGCTGGCCAAACAGCGCTTTAACCTGCGCGAGCGCGATCTGCAGGCGCTGAACGCCACCTTCGTGCCCTTCTCCGCCCAGACCCGCATGAGCGGCGTCAACGTGCAGGAGCGCATGATCCGCAAAGGCGCGGTGGACGCCATTCGCCGTCACGTCGAAACCAATCAGGGGCACTTCCCGCGGGCGGTGGACGATCTGGTGGAAAGCGTGGCGCGCACCGGCGGCACGCCGCTGGTGGTGGCGGAAGGCGCCCGGGTGCTGGGCGTGGTGGCGTTGAAGGATATCGTCAAGGGCGGCATCAAGGAACGCTTCAATGAGCTGCGCAAGATGGGCATCAAAACGGTGATGATCACCGGCGATAACCCGCTGACCGCAGCGGCGATCGCCGCCGAAGCCGGGGTGGACGACTTCCTGTCGGAAGCCACGCCGGAAGCCAAGCTGGCGCTGATCCGCCAGTATCAGGCGGAAGGCCGTCTGGTAGCGATGACCGGCGACGGCACCAACGACGCCCCGGCGCTGGCGCAGGCCGATGTGGCGGTGGCGATGAACTCCGGCACCCAGGCCGCCAAAGAGGCGGGCAACATGGTCGATCTGGATTCCAACCCGACCAAGCTGATCGAAGTGGTGCATATCGGCAAACAGATGCTGATGACGCGTGGCTCGCTGACCACCTTCAGCATCGCCAACGACGTGGCCAAGTACTTCGCCATCATTCCGGCGGCGTTCGCGGCCACCTATCCGCAGCTGAACGCGCTGAACGTGATGCACCTGCACTCCCCCGCCTCCGCCATCATGTCGGCGGTGATCTTCAACGCCCTGGTGATCGTGTTCCTGATCCCGCTGGCGTTGAAAGGGGTGAGCTACAAACCGATGAGCGCCGCGGCCCTGCTGCGCCGCAACCTGTGGCTGTACGGGGTCGGCGGTCTGCTAGTGCCGTTCGTCGGCATCAAACTGATCGACCTGATCCTGGTCGCGCTGCACGTCGCCGGTTAA
- the kdpC gene encoding potassium-transporting ATPase subunit KdpC: protein MTYLRPALVMLILLTLITGIAYPLLTTGLAQLLFSGAANGSLLYQGDKAVGSALIGQNFTRADYFWGRPSATGDSAYNPQASAGSNLAATNPALDKAIVERAAQLRQANPAMSGPIPVDLLTASGSGLDPQISIAAARYQLARVAAARHLPPEQVAKLIEDNTDRATPNFMGESVVNVLKLNLALDALK from the coding sequence ATGACGTATTTACGACCTGCGCTGGTGATGTTGATCCTGCTGACGCTGATCACCGGCATCGCCTATCCGCTGCTGACCACCGGGCTGGCGCAGCTGCTGTTTTCGGGCGCGGCCAACGGTTCGCTGCTGTACCAGGGCGACAAGGCGGTCGGCTCCGCGCTGATCGGCCAGAACTTCACGCGCGCCGACTATTTCTGGGGCCGCCCGTCGGCCACCGGCGATTCGGCTTATAATCCACAGGCCTCCGCCGGCAGCAACCTGGCGGCCACCAACCCGGCGCTGGATAAGGCTATCGTCGAACGCGCGGCGCAGCTGCGCCAGGCCAATCCGGCCATGAGCGGCCCGATCCCGGTGGATCTGCTGACCGCCTCCGGCAGCGGGCTGGATCCGCAGATTTCGATCGCCGCGGCGCGTTATCAGCTGGCGCGGGTCGCGGCGGCGCGCCATCTGCCGCCGGAACAGGTCGCCAAACTGATCGAAGACAACACCGATCGGGCCACGCCCAACTTCATGGGGGAATCGGTGGTCAACGTGCTGAAGCTGAACCTGGCGCTGGATGCGTTGAAGTAA
- the kdpD gene encoding two-component system sensor histidine kinase KdpD yields MVEEEQQRPDPDSLLALANEKPRGRLKVFFGACAGVGKTYAMLQEAQRLRAQGLDVLVGVVETHGRSETAALLDGLALLPQKRIQHRGRLVHEFDLDAALARHPALILMDELAHSNAHGSRHPKRWQDVEELLDAGIDVLTTVNVQHLESLNDVVGGVTGVRVRETVPDHVFDEASEVVLVDLPPDDLRRRLHEGKVYIPGQAERAIEHFFRKGNLIALRELALRRTADRVDDQMREFRDTQGREKVWHTRDSILLCVGHNSGNEKLVRIAARLAARLGCHWHAVYVETPKLHRLPENQRRAILRALRLAQELGAETATLADPSEERAVLRYAREHNLGKIIIGRRSEQRWKLRGSFADRLGRLGPDLDLVIVALDSDAAQPPPGKEHDGRSFNEKWRMQLRGCAVAVALCALITLLSQWLLPGFDQANLVMVYLLGVAIVALFFGRWPSVLAAVINVASFDLFFVQPEWSFAVSDMQYLLTFGVMLAVGIIIGNLTAGVRYQARVARYREQRARHLYEMSRGLSRALTVADIANTSRHFLSSSFQAKTVLLLPQEDGRLQQMIGEEGGLLSVDEAIARWSFDKGLPAGAGTDTLPGVPYQLLPLNTPKQTFGLLAIEPNNLRQLMVPEQQRLLQTFAVLIASALERLHLARSAEEAKLDAEREQLRNSLLAALSHDLRTPLTVLFGQAEILTLDLAAEGSNHATQASQIRQQVLSTTRLVNNLLDMARIQSGGFSLRKEWQSLEEIVGASLHMLEPLLSQHPIEVELPPEQILVNCDGSLLERVFTNLLENANKYAGAEATIGIRARTLPEWLEVEVWDNGPGIPADQLQLIFDKFSRGNKESAIPGVGLGLAICRAIIEVHDGRIWAENGANGGASFRFVLPLEKPPEIDGDAFDL; encoded by the coding sequence ATGGTCGAAGAAGAACAGCAGCGTCCCGATCCCGATAGCCTGCTGGCGCTGGCCAATGAAAAACCGCGCGGCCGGTTGAAGGTATTCTTCGGCGCCTGCGCCGGCGTGGGCAAAACCTACGCCATGCTGCAGGAGGCCCAGCGTTTGCGCGCTCAGGGGCTGGACGTGCTGGTCGGCGTGGTGGAAACCCACGGCCGCAGCGAGACCGCCGCCCTGCTCGATGGCCTGGCGCTGTTGCCGCAAAAGCGCATCCAGCATCGCGGCCGGCTGGTGCATGAATTCGATCTCGACGCCGCGCTGGCGCGCCATCCGGCGCTGATCCTGATGGACGAACTGGCGCACAGCAACGCCCACGGTTCGCGCCACCCCAAACGCTGGCAGGATGTGGAAGAGCTGCTGGACGCCGGCATCGACGTGCTGACTACCGTCAACGTGCAGCATTTGGAAAGTCTGAACGACGTGGTGGGCGGCGTGACCGGCGTGCGGGTGCGCGAAACGGTGCCCGACCACGTGTTTGACGAGGCCAGCGAAGTGGTGCTGGTCGATCTGCCGCCGGACGATCTGCGCCGGCGGTTGCACGAAGGCAAAGTGTATATTCCCGGCCAGGCCGAGCGCGCCATCGAGCATTTTTTCCGTAAAGGCAACCTGATCGCCCTGCGCGAGTTGGCGCTGCGCCGCACCGCCGATCGAGTCGATGACCAGATGCGCGAGTTTCGCGACACCCAGGGGCGCGAGAAAGTGTGGCACACCCGCGACAGCATTCTGCTGTGCGTCGGCCACAACAGCGGCAACGAAAAGCTGGTGCGCATCGCCGCCCGCCTGGCGGCGCGGCTCGGCTGCCACTGGCATGCGGTCTACGTGGAAACCCCCAAGCTGCACCGGCTGCCGGAAAACCAGCGCCGCGCCATTCTGCGCGCGCTGCGGCTGGCGCAGGAGCTGGGCGCCGAAACCGCCACCCTGGCCGATCCGTCCGAAGAGCGCGCAGTGCTGCGCTACGCCCGCGAACATAACCTCGGCAAAATCATCATCGGCCGCCGCAGCGAGCAACGCTGGAAGCTGCGCGGCAGCTTCGCCGATCGCCTCGGCCGGCTGGGCCCGGATCTCGATCTGGTGATCGTCGCGCTGGACAGCGACGCCGCACAGCCGCCGCCGGGCAAGGAGCACGACGGCCGCAGCTTCAATGAGAAATGGCGCATGCAGCTGCGCGGCTGCGCGGTGGCGGTGGCGCTGTGCGCACTGATCACCCTGCTCTCGCAGTGGCTGCTACCGGGCTTCGATCAGGCCAACCTGGTGATGGTCTACCTGCTCGGCGTGGCGATCGTCGCGCTGTTCTTCGGCCGCTGGCCATCGGTGCTGGCGGCGGTGATCAACGTCGCCAGTTTCGATCTGTTCTTCGTCCAGCCCGAATGGTCGTTCGCCGTCAGTGATATGCAGTATCTGCTGACCTTCGGCGTGATGCTCGCCGTCGGTATCATCATCGGCAACCTGACCGCCGGGGTGCGTTATCAGGCCCGGGTGGCGCGCTACCGCGAGCAGCGGGCGCGCCATCTGTACGAAATGTCACGCGGGCTGAGCCGCGCGCTGACCGTGGCCGACATCGCCAACACCAGCCGTCATTTCCTCTCCAGCAGCTTCCAGGCGAAAACCGTGCTGCTGCTGCCGCAGGAAGACGGCCGGCTGCAGCAAATGATCGGCGAGGAAGGCGGGCTGCTGTCAGTAGACGAAGCCATCGCACGCTGGAGTTTCGATAAAGGCTTGCCGGCCGGCGCCGGCACCGACACTCTGCCCGGCGTGCCTTACCAGCTGCTGCCGCTCAATACCCCCAAACAGACCTTCGGCCTGTTGGCGATCGAACCCAACAACCTGCGCCAGCTGATGGTGCCGGAACAACAGCGGCTGCTGCAAACCTTCGCAGTGCTGATCGCCAGCGCGCTGGAACGGCTGCACCTGGCGCGCAGCGCCGAAGAAGCCAAGCTGGACGCCGAACGCGAACAGCTGCGCAACTCGCTGCTGGCGGCGCTGTCGCACGATCTGCGCACGCCGCTGACCGTGCTGTTCGGCCAGGCGGAAATTCTCACGCTGGACCTGGCGGCCGAAGGCTCCAATCACGCCACCCAGGCCAGCCAGATCCGCCAGCAGGTGCTGAGCACCACCCGGCTGGTGAACAACCTGCTGGATATGGCGCGCATCCAGTCCGGCGGTTTCAGCCTGCGTAAAGAGTGGCAGTCGCTGGAAGAGATCGTCGGCGCTTCGCTGCACATGCTGGAGCCGCTGCTCAGCCAGCATCCGATCGAGGTCGAGCTGCCGCCGGAACAAATCCTGGTCAACTGCGACGGCAGCCTGCTGGAACGGGTGTTCACCAACCTGTTGGAAAACGCCAATAAATACGCCGGCGCCGAGGCCACCATCGGCATTCGCGCCCGCACGCTGCCCGAGTGGCTGGAAGTCGAGGTCTGGGATAACGGCCCCGGCATCCCCGCCGATCAGCTGCAGCTGATTTTCGACAAGTTTTCACGCGGCAATAAAGAGTCGGCGATCCCCGGCGTCGGCTTGGGGTTAGCCATTTGTCGTGCCATTATTGAAGTGCATGACGGCCGCATCTGGGCGGAAAACGGCGCCAACGGCGGCGCCAGCTTCCGCTTCGTGCTGCCGCTGGAAAAACCGCCCGAGATCGACGGCGACGCCTTCGATCTGTAA
- the kdpE gene encoding two-component system response regulator KdpE, with protein MSITPTNILIVEDEKEIRRFVRTALESEGLRVFESETLQRGLIEAGTRKPDLIILDLGLPDGDGLSYIRDLRQWSAIPVIVLSARNAEEDKIAALDAGADDYLSKPFGIGELLARVRVALRRHSANQQESPLVSFSAITVDLVNRRVLRNDEDLHLTPIEFRLLAELLANAGKVITQRQLLSHVWGPNYVEHSHYLRIYMGHLRQKLEADPARPKHLLTETGVGYRFMP; from the coding sequence GTGAGCATAACGCCAACCAACATTCTGATTGTTGAAGATGAAAAAGAGATCCGCCGCTTCGTGCGCACCGCGCTGGAGAGCGAAGGCCTGCGGGTGTTTGAAAGTGAAACCCTGCAGCGTGGGCTGATTGAGGCCGGCACGCGCAAACCAGATCTGATCATCCTGGATTTGGGCTTGCCGGATGGCGACGGGCTGAGCTACATCCGCGATCTGCGGCAGTGGAGCGCCATTCCGGTGATCGTGCTGTCGGCGCGCAACGCCGAAGAGGACAAAATTGCCGCGCTGGACGCCGGCGCCGACGACTACCTCAGCAAGCCGTTCGGCATCGGTGAGCTGCTGGCGCGGGTGCGGGTCGCGCTGCGCCGCCACTCCGCCAACCAACAGGAAAGCCCGCTGGTGAGCTTTTCGGCTATCACCGTCGATCTGGTGAATCGCCGGGTGCTGCGCAACGACGAAGATCTGCATCTGACGCCGATCGAGTTTCGCCTGTTAGCGGAGCTGCTGGCCAACGCCGGCAAGGTGATCACCCAACGCCAGCTGTTGAGCCACGTCTGGGGGCCGAACTACGTGGAGCACAGCCACTACCTGCGCATCTACATGGGCCATTTGCGGCAGAAGCTGGAAGCCGATCCGGCCCGGCCCAAACACCTGCTGACCGAAACCGGCGTCGGCTACCGTTTCATGCCTTAA
- a CDS encoding DUF3861 domain-containing protein: MPGYRFNITVEALSDRQGNPVEKAPLSFEVTNHDDILEIVERIRARDDLNFGPEQSAAFAVGLKLFSEVMIENRKHPVFAPLREAFKEFMVGLKKGPAA; encoded by the coding sequence ATGCCCGGCTACCGTTTTAACATTACCGTTGAAGCCCTGAGCGACCGCCAGGGCAACCCCGTCGAGAAGGCACCGCTGAGTTTTGAGGTGACCAACCATGACGATATTCTCGAGATCGTCGAGCGCATTCGGGCGCGTGACGATCTGAACTTCGGCCCTGAGCAGAGCGCGGCCTTCGCCGTGGGGTTGAAACTGTTCTCCGAAGTGATGATCGAAAACCGCAAACACCCGGTGTTCGCTCCGCTGCGCGAGGCGTTCAAGGAATTTATGGTCGGATTGAAGAAGGGCCCGGCGGCGTAA